The genomic interval TTTATGGGGATCCTCATTGCGCTTCCGTCCCTCGACTCGATCATCGTGCACCAGTGGATGGCCAAGAAGGCTGGCCTGGCCAAGGACTCCCGTTCCCGCACCGCCCTGGCGGCGCTCTCGAGCGTCGGCATCGCCGTGTCCTCCGCGACTCGTTTCGACTCCATCTCGCACTCGGGCCTCCTTTACTTCGCCCCCGCTGCAAAGGTGCCGGCGGCACTGATTGAATACTTTCAAAGCCACTCCGCTATGTTTGAGTACGTCTACGGCGGCGTCTTTGACACAGTcgcagaggcgcaggcagCCATAAAAGTCAACAGTGCAGATGAGTTGCGCAGTTCCACCTGGGGCCTCATCATTGTCAACGACATTACAGATGGCTTTGATGTGCAAGTCCAGCTGCATAGCTCCGCgttgccgtcgctgtcactGCCGACGGTATCGCTGGAGTTTCGCGGAGGCTTCACGTACGACGGTACTGACATGTTCCTCGCTTCTGGCTTCCTGTCACTGCAACAGGTGATGTACACATACTTTTACCAGAGCAAGGCTCAGGCAGGAACGCTAGCCAACCTTAACAGCGGCGCAGTCAACCCGTACACGCTCAAGGAGATCTACCCCGTTATCGCCTCCTACCCCTCCATCGCTTCGGAGACGCCGTAcctgctctcgctctccccctccctcgtcgCCTTCGTGGTGGTGTTGTCCTTCCTCTACCCCTTCGCTCAGGTGACAAAGCGCGttgtgctggagaaggagctgtgCATTCAGGAATCCATATGTATTATGGGACTGAAGCGCTCCTCCTGGTGGATACATTTTCTTCTGGTCATCTTCTTCGAGTACGCACTCATCTCGATTCTGCTGACAGCTCTCCTGTGCGCCGTCATTGCGCCGCGCTCAAACCCCTTCGCCGTCTTCGTTATCCTGTTCGTGTACTGCCTCACCCTGATCCCGCTGTGCGGCCTCGTCTCTGCCTTCTTCAGTCGTGCTcgcatggcggcgctgatgTCGCCGCTGGTCTATTTTGTCCTCTCAATCCCAGTCTTCGCCATGGGCGCAGCGAACCGCGTCACCGTCATCGGCCTGTCGGTTTTCTCTCCGAACGCACTCGCCTCGCTCCTGAAGGTGGTCTTCACCGTCGAGGCGGGAGGCGGCTTTCACATGGCCCACTTCCAAAGCCCCTACTTCAACCCCGAGCCGTACCTTATCATGGTCATTCTCGCGTGCGACTGTGTTCTTTACCTACTCCTCATGCTCTACCTCGATGCCGTGCTGCCACGGGAGTGGGGCACCCCCAGGCACCCGCTCTTCTTTATTTTCGAGCTGTGGGCGCAACTGAAGAGCGCCTACGGCTGCAGTAAGCGTATCCTCAGTAGGTATCAGTATGGAAGTGCATCTCAGCCTTCAGCTGGTACGGCGGCCACGTCAAGGACGCTAGATGCAGTGACAGTAACCAGGGAGCAGCTCGAGAGCGGCAAGATGGGTGGCGAtgtcactgctgcgctggcccTCGACCACAGTGCAAGTGGGAACTCCCCGACTGGCGATGAGAAGGATGTCAGCGTTTGCATCAATCACCTCTGCAAGTACTTCAAGCGCAACGGTAAGCGCTTTGCGGCGGTGGATAACGTATCGTGGAAGATGTATCGTGGTGAAATCGCCGTGTTGCTGGGGCCGAACGGTTCTGGCAAATCAACGACGATCAAGATGATCACCGGCATGCTGGCCCCCGACAGCGGCGAATGCTTCATCGAAGGCTACTCGATGACTCGGCATGTGGCTGAAGCGCGGCGAGAGATCGGTTACTGCCCACAGCACAACATCCTGTGGCCTGACCTGACCTGTCGCGAGCACCTCGAGTTCTACGGCAAGATCAAGGGGCTGCGCGGAGCTGAGCTGGAGGACGCTGTCGTGGATGTTCTCCGTGCCGTCGATCTCGAGGAAAAGATGGACGCCATTCCGATGCTCATGTCAGGTGGCCAGAAGAGGAAACTGTCCGTCGCGATCGCCTTTGTGGGCCGCAACCGTGTCGTTTTCCTCGATGAGCCAACCGCTGGCATggacgcggctgcgcgacgccACACGTGGTCCCTTCTGCGCGCCATGACCCGGTACCACACGATTCTCCTGACGACGCACTACATGGACGAGGCGGACCTGCTTGGTGACAACATCGCCATTGTGGCGGAGggcgcgctgcagtgcgCGGGCAGCACGGCGCTCCTGCGCCAGTATGCGGGGGTTGGCTACACGCTTCGCTTCGATCTCACTCCCGTCTTGACGCAGGGGTATGACGATGCGGCCCGGCAAGCCAAGGCTGCCGCAGTGTGGGCTGAGCTCCATCAACTGGTCATTTCGCATCTCCCCGATTCCACCCTGGTGCTGCAGACAGATGCAGAAGTAGAGTACGAGCTGCGACTCAGCACCGATGCACGCCTGACAGAGCTTTTGAAGGATATGGAGTCACGCGGCAACCGGCAGCTACATATCCGCAGCTACGCGCTGCGGGCGCCGACGCTGGAGGATGTTTTCCTGCGCGTCATCGAGCACCAGATCGCACCGCCTTCACAGGTGGCAGTGGAGCGGGCATCGGACGAGGCGCCGGCACGCGAGCAGTTCGGTGGCGGCAAAGACGGTGAGAACGATGGTCAGAAAACTAATGTGCGAGCATTTGGCGCACCGAACGctagcggcagcaccgataAGCCCAGAAGTCCAGTCGCCATTGTCGCGTGCTCGACGTCTTCTCCGTTGAATCGCCGCATGTCgcgcgcctcgctgcgctaCCTCAACAACAAATCGACGCTGAACTACGGCACCAACGCGAGGCCCAGCGCTAGCGACGAGGACCCCATCGCCGACTTTGCGGCTTCGAGTCCAATACAACGCTGGGCACCAAGCAGCATTTTGGGCGCGAGGGCGATAGCTGCCGCTGAACCCGATGGCGGCAATGCGACTAACGCACGCCTCGCCGGTATCGCCAAGAACACTAATGCGAGCGTCACGGAGAAGCAGCAACATCAGTCCCAGGGAAACACCACAACGGTTATCTCAGATGGCGTCATCTCTGAAGTGGCCATAGAAGTGGCTTGCGTGAACCGTCCAGGCAGAGTGTCCTGCCCACCGCTCTCAGGGGCCATGTTGAGCAAAAGCCCCAGGCAAACCGTCCCtgtctccgcctccaccgcagcTGTAGTACCAGAGATGGGCTGGAATGCCTGCAACAAGGCCCTCTTCTACAAGTACGCCACCGACCGTCACCTCGACCAGGTCTGGGCGGTACAGCACAcgtcgcagcgctggcgcctgtgggggctgcagctgcgtggtATGATATACAAGCGCTTCCTCTGCGCCATCCGAGACCCACGCATGCAGTTTTTTCAGATCGTCTGCCCGGTCTTTTGCACCCTCTTGGCgatgtcgctgcagctggtgaAGGGCGGCAATGGAGGGacgctgcacctctctccctcggcTTTCGGCGTGCAGTCGGCGATGCAGGTGTCGGGGTGCACAAACTACATGGGCGATGtggcacacatgcacacatatGGGCACAACTTTAGCGAGGTGTCTTTTAGTAATCCCAACTTCGTCAATTCCACGGACATGTCCACAGAGCTGCTCGACACGTGGCTCACTCATAGCCGCAATCGCTTCATGAGCCTGCAGTGCGGCGACCCCTACATAGAGCTGTACCTGACCCTCTTCTATCCCCATGTCATCGGCACGCGGCAGGTCAACACGCTCCTGTACAACACCTCCTCGCGCAACAGTCTTCCGATAGCGATGCACATGACTCACGCGCTGGCATACTTAGGCGCCCTCGGCACGAGCGCTGATGCGGCCGCAGCCACCTACACGATGAGCTTGACTGGACTGCCGCAGGACGCAAAGACGACGCAGACAGCAAACACCATTCCCAGCATTCTCATTGGCGTCATCGTGCTGATCCCGTTCACCTTTCTGCCTGCTAACCCGGTGGCGTGGGTGGTGAAGGAGTACGAGTCGCGCGCGCGGCACCTGCAGAATGTTTCGGGGCTCTTCTACCTCGTTTACTGGCTTGGCAACTTCCTGTTCGACTTCACCGCCTACGTCGTGTCCATGATCTTCATCATCGTCATCTTTGCCATCTTCCAGCGCTCGGAGTACATTGGCTATGAAACGATCGGGGCCACCATTACCGCCTTCGCCATTTATGGTGTTTGCTATTGCTGCTTCTCCTACATGGTGAGCTTTGCCTTTACCGAGCACACAACGGCGCAGATTTTCGTGCTGGGTGTGAGCTTCATCACGGGCTTCCTGTGCGTTATGCTGGTGTTCATGTTGAGCCTGCTCGACAAAACGCTCTCGGCGTCGAACTCGCTGCGATGGATCTTccgcctgctgccgccctaCTCCATTGGTGAGGTGATCCTCAacctggcgctgctggagcagaagaagatgACGGACCCGTCGTTGACGGCGTGGAGCATGTCCATCACGGTCTGGCCTGACATCTACATGGCCATCGAGGCCCCAATCTTCGCCGCCATCACGCTGCTCTGGGATCACCCCAACCGGCGCGCGGTCATCGACCAGATTCGTGTTTGGTGGGCcgcgcagtgctgccgctgctccggtgggaggcggcgctggccaCATCGCACGCAAAAGGAGGACCAACAAGGCCAGCAGGCGACAATGCCCGGCGCGGCTGTCGCCATACCcactgtggcagcagcgggtgaCACCAACGCCTCACTTCAAAGCGCTATGTTGCCCATTCTGCGAAGCCACAGCAATGGCTCTCTGACGTTCAGGGGCAAggagacggcagcggtggcggccacaGAGTCAAAAGTGTTGCTGCAAAGCCTCCCGCTACAGgccagcgtcgtcgtccctACCGCACATTCTTCTCCACACAAGcgacaggaggaggaggagcagctaGCGGCGCACGCGGCCTCACTCCCGGTTGGCGCTCAGAACAGCGGCGATGCATTGTCCATGACGCTGATTGCTGAAGCGGACGCAAACGTAGGAAGCGGTGTCGTAGGGTCAACTGAGGCCACGTTGATGGGTATTACAAGGGCACAGCAGAGTCCACAACAGCTGACGAGTGGTCGGCCCATGAGCAAGCGCACGAACGGCGCCACGCAGCCTGCGCCGCCCCAGATGGTCTACCCGCCTCCATGGTGGCacaaggcggaggtgctacggcggggcgaggaggacagcgaCGTCGAGGAGGAACGCTGCGCCGTCTACCAAGccgagcggcagcaactcGCCGAACAGGAACGACCGTtcatcagcgctgcctcgccgcgcCCCCACTCACGCGGCCCAAGCCACCAACGACAGATCGAACCGACGGTGGAGTCGTGTGATGTGGTTCGTGTTGTCGATCTCTGCAAGGTCTACAAGGCGCCGCGCAAGGTGGCAGTGAGTGCGCTGACGTTCAGTGTCATGCCCGGTGAGGTATTCGGCTTCCTCGGCACCAACGGCGCCGGCAAGAGCTCTGTCTTGTCCATCATCacacaggagcagcagccgacgaGCGGCCGCGCCTATGTGTGCGGCAACGACGTGGTGCGCTCGAGCCGGCGCGCAGCTGAGTGTCTTGGGTACAGCCCGCAGTTCGATGCGTGTCTCGACCTTCTCACCGTGACGGAGCACCTGCGTCTCTACGCCATGGTGCACGGTGTGCCCGTCGGACAGCTGGACAACCTCGTCACCAGCCTCCTGGCCACCTGCAACCTCACGCAGTATCGTCATGTCTCTCCCAGCCAGCTCTCGGGCGGCAACCGGCGAAAACTGAGCGTGGCCATCGCGCTGATCGGGGCACCCAAAGTGTTGTGCCTGGACGAACCAAGCTCCGGAATGGACCCGCTGGCGCGGCACCTGCTCTGGCGTCTTCTGGATCGCGTCTCTCGCAAGTGCTCCATCATTCTCACGACACACCACCTGGAGGAAGTGGAAGCCCTCGCGGACTGCGTCGGTATCATGGTAGACGGTGGTCTACGCTGCTTCGGCGACCTGCCACACCTGAAGCACAAGTACGCCCGAAACGCCTATGAGCTGACGCTGCGCGTTTCGCCGGCGGCGCGTCGGAGCGCGCAGAAACGCCGTGAAGAGCAGTATCAGCGCGCCACAGCGGAGGACGGCGTCTCACCTGTGACGAACTGCCAACGTTCAAACGCAAGTAGTCCGCACGGCctgagcagcaacaaccaGAGCAACACGATCAACTCCGCGCTGGGTCGTCGCATGTCCACCTCCTACGCCGGCAACGACCTCATCGACACCTCCGATGACATCTTTCAGTTCATGCTCAAGACGTTCCCATCGGCGCTGCTCATCGACACCTTCAACAACGAGCGGTACATCTACACTCTGCCGGCGACCCGCGACGTGGCGGACgccatgcagcagctcctgcaggagcagcgaagTCAGAGCAGTATGCCGTTTGCGCAGACCCCATTAGCCAACGCGGAGTATGCCGgtcgccgcagcactgccaatGCGGTCCAAAGTTCCCCGCCGATTGTGCGCCTATCAGAGGTGTTTGAGACACTGCGGGCCGCTCAGGGGGAGCTGGGTGTCACGGAGTACAGCGTGTCGCAAGTGTCGCTCGAGCAGGTGttcctgcgcgtgtgtaaCGCCGGGGAAGCGGTCAAGCGGGACCGCCACCGCAACCACCCCATCCCTGCCGCCCAGTCTGGTCAGTCTACAACCTTCGTCGTCAACCCAAACACATCCGGCGGCGTGACTCCTCATGGccctctgccgcagcgacaTGGGACCTGCGCGACTTTCATGGCGCAGAGCTCGGCTGCATCGATGAGTGAGGGCGGTGCGTCGCCGTCACAGCGTCTGTTGAGCATACCGTTGTACAGTGGCCTTCCTGGTGGCGCGGTGTCGCCTCGTGGGACCTTCGCCGAGTACCGCCGTCAACGCGCCCTGTGTCGACTTCGCACTGAAGCGGCTGAGCCGCACTTCACCCCGTCGAAGCAGCGCCAGATGGTACAGCCTGATCACGAGAGCACGCCCTgagacgaagagagaagcgcgtGTGATGGGCAATGGCTGATAATACGCTTATAGCCTAAGAATATATAtacatatgtgtgtgtgtacctctctccctctctctctctgcctgtgtgtacaGCGCGTCACTTTATGGTTGTGGCTCCTTTCTTTGTTGATTCCCTATAtcgccgtgtgtgtgtgtgtgtgtgtgtgtgtgtgtgtgtgtgtgtgtgtgtgtgtgtgtcgttcGTTNNNNNNNNNNNNNNNNNNNNNNNNNNNNNNNNNNNNNNNNNNNNNNNNNNNNNNNNNNNNNNNNNNNNNNNNNNNNNNNNNNNNNNNNNNNNNNNNNNNNNNNNNNNNNNNNNNNNNNNNNNNNNNNNNNNNNNNNNNNNNNNNNNNNNNNNNNNNNNNNNNNNNNNNNNNNNNNNNNNNNNNNNNNNNNNNNNNNNNNNNNNNNNNNNNNNNNNNNNNNNNNNNNNNNNNNNNNNNNNNNNNNNNNNNNNNNNNNNNNNNNNNNNNNNNNNNNNNNNNNNNNNNNNNNNNNNNNNNNNNNNNNNNNNNNNNNNNNNNNNNNNNNNNNNNNNNNNNNNNNNNNNNNNNNNNNNNNNNNNNNNNNNNNNNNNNNNNNNNNNNNNNNNNNNNNNNNNNNNNNNNNNNNNNNNNNNNNNNNNNNNNNNNNNNNNNNNNNNNNNNNNNNNNNNNNNNNNNNNNNNNNNNNNNNNNNNNNNNNNNNNNNNNNNNNNNNNNNNNNNNNNNNNNNNNNNNNNNNNNNNNNNNNNNNNNNNNNNNNNNNNNNNNNNNNNNNNNNNNNtcgtcgtgtgtgtgtgtgtgtgtgtgtgtgtgtgtgtgtgtgtgtgtgtgtgtgtgcgtcttgtTGCGTGAGAAAATGAGAGGTGAGGGTGGAAGAAGACAATCCAGCCTATTTCCAAGgtatgcacacacacacacacactccatTTGCATTACGGCGCCCTCGCAACCCACACGCGCATGTACACATTCGTGCTCCTCTCTATCGTTGCACTCTGCGCAACAGAggtcttttcttctccttaTGCATGAGTCTACAGATATGTATGTATACCTGTGGGTTTCTCGGCGTGCATGTGctcggggagggggagggtggtgACTAGCttgtctttccctctgtgtgtgatGTTGTGGCAGCTCGTAGATGTGTCTTGGTGATGCAAAACACAACCGTGCGAGGCTCAGAGCGCGTCGCGAAACTCGTCAGCGAAACTCGGATGAGGATCAGACAAAGTGGATCACCAACGATCACGCTCACATGAAGGTGGACGACGGTGCTGGGCCGAAGGCGAGGTAGGACTGCGTGCAGGCCCCAACGAGCCCCAACGGATTGGACTGGAgcgctctcccctcaccctccccctatGTGCGCCTTCGCGCAATGCCACTCAATGCCTGGCGAAGCGGTGAAGCCCCgccgctccctccctttaTTTTTTCCAGCCCCGGGGCTCTGCAGATGACCATGTGCAAAGGCCAGCCTTTCCCTATGCGTTTTCCTTGCTTGATGACACGTTTGTGCTTCGACAGGGTACGTTACACTTGTGACACTGACACGTACCCAtgtcttcctcgtcctcggtGCTTAATCCTGTACGGTACTTTCTCATTCCCTCATCACCATTCCGCGCAGCTGTAACCGAGAGGACAGCGTAGCGTGCATTGTCCTCCGAATTGTGTTTCAGTCAACGTGTCGCCATGCAGCTTCCCACCTCCCAGCCTGGGAGAAAGCAAGCATTACCGGCGCATCGCTTCGTAGGGTGGTTCTGAGTGGGTGGCACTGTCTACACGGACTGCGCGGCAAGCGCCCTCACCAATAAGCGTAAGCACACTCGCGACGGTGCAAAAAATGTGTTGCGGCCCCTTTTGCGAGCAGCATGATGTCTGCCTGGGGTCTCTCCCAGAAAAGAGATGTTGGAGTTCTGTCTGACCAGAGTCCCGTCGATGTTACTCCTGTCGCTGCATGTGAGACGAGGTCCTGTCCTGGCCGAACGTCGGCTTAAAGGATAGATGAGGCCTGTGAGCGCAGCGAAGACGCGGCGACATTCAATGAGCCCTGGTGACGGGGGACACCCCGGTGCCCGGCACCCCCCGCcctgtgtggggaggccgcgcaccccccaccccacccccggGGTAGAGAGTGGGGGTTGACCTCCTGTGGTACGGCTGGGAGTGGACACGTtcggaggaaaaaaaaacctATGCTGTTGCTctactctctcccccctttccacaCCCACTCCCATCTTTCATCGTTTAGCCCTTCACCACACTCACAACACATAAAAGCAGCACAGTTGTGTTGATCATCTGCGTCCCAGAGCGGGATCGTTCTGCAGGGCTCTCTCACTTCTCCCTaccgtctccctccctcactcccgATTTATCTTCTGTCTCTTTTGCGGAAGGAGTAAACGAGCAACTCTCTGCAGACACTCACACTATAACGTGcacaacgacaacgacaacggccccctcccctcccttccttcatCAACCTTTTAGAAGGAGCAAAAAGAAagtgcacagcagcggtggtaaGGGTGGGGGAGTGGGGTGCATCACCACGGTACGACCCAGACAAATTaaacacagagacacacgcgcgcatacGTACACgtgtctcctcccccccccctcccgcaacgccggaagaggagaaggaacaTACAAAGAGGAGTTTCTTGTGGGTGTGAAAGCGGGGACAGCGATCCCAGAAATTACGTCTGCCTCtccaccccgcccccccccttcccatccCTCCTATCCCCTTGGACGAGCAgaacaaggagagaagagcagaggaatatatatatatatagcaGAAACCTCAAAAGGAAGGCGGTTGCGAATCCGAAGGTCCGGGGAACTGTTTCTACGCCACACACCGCTCCTTCCCTGATCTCCGTCTTTCTCTGTGGGTGTACGCTTACAGCTCGTTGTGCGGCCAGTGCAGGTGTAGCCATTGTTCATTCACTCATCCATCCATCCTGCCCGCGTCAGAGCAGTGACGACTAGGCCTCGCGAAGGCACGTTGAAAAGCGAGCATTTTCAACGTGCAGAAGAGCGCAGCAAAgacggcagcaacgacacAAACTTGAAGCCCTTGAAGAAAGCTGCAAAGCCACCAGAAATAAATaaaataaaataaaaaagTGAATCGTGTGAGACTTCGCCAAgcatccacacacagacacacacacacacacacacacacacacacacgagagagagagagaaaagcggcaCCGATACAAAGGCCACCTCGTTGGTGCGCTTCTGCTCTGTTattcttttgcttttttttcctctctgtatTCTTCCTCCGTCCCCGTAAAACAACATCACAGAAGGGCGAGACGCAGGCTCAaatacagacacacagagaaagagctCCAGACCCACGCCTACGGCTGTGTGCAgccgcacgcgtgtgtgtgtgtgtgtgtgtcgcttcgtgtgtttgcttctctttttcttttgctggtatttcctctctttcattGTTTTTTAtattctccccctctccttgtgtgggtgtgggtgttcCCTGACACACCTCTCTCGGCTTGAAAAGGCAACCAAACGCCCGCACGGGCGCACGTCCGTAGGCCGCGGAGGTGACGTTGCGGTTATTTATTTTTGGTTGGGGGGCTCTCCCCTTGGTTCTCGCTCCCTGTGTGTATAAATACACGAGTTCTTGCTTTGCTCCATCTTACGCTTCGCTATCTCATTCTTGTCATTATTCTCTACCTGTAGATTCGATCTCTCTGAGAGACTCCTCGCGTTTTCATTCTTCTGTGCaggtgcctctctctctctctctcggcacA from Leishmania panamensis strain MHOM/PA/94/PSC-1 chromosome 15 sequence carries:
- the ABCA7 gene encoding ABC transporter, putative (TriTrypDB/GeneDB-style sysID: LpmP.15.0740) — protein: MQRKLSASAAQLEPYSMITQTGGVRISRCTQVLALLQRTRRQYLRQKLIMTAEVVSPLLFVLLLIILDVAFGVDSIPETIFTATTLYSYQLSSKDYRTYLCYNDTTRPIKGLDLCAHVDFPYVCDGDESDIPVYGLCYLSTFVTPAAVVKQYVDSFMGILIALPSLDSIIVHQWMAKKAGLAKDSRSRTALAALSSVGIAVSSATRFDSISHSGLLYFAPAAKVPAALIEYFQSHSAMFEYVYGGVFDTVAEAQAAIKVNSADELRSSTWGLIIVNDITDGFDVQVQLHSSALPSLSLPTVSLEFRGGFTYDGTDMFLASGFLSLQQVMYTYFYQSKAQAGTLANLNSGAVNPYTLKEIYPVIASYPSIASETPYLLSLSPSLVAFVVVLSFLYPFAQVTKRVVLEKELCIQESICIMGLKRSSWWIHFLLVIFFEYALISILLTALLCAVIAPRSNPFAVFVILFVYCLTLIPLCGLVSAFFSRARMAALMSPLVYFVLSIPVFAMGAANRVTVIGLSVFSPNALASLLKVVFTVEAGGGFHMAHFQSPYFNPEPYLIMVILACDCVLYLLLMLYLDAVLPREWGTPRHPLFFIFELWAQLKSAYGCSKRILSRYQYGSASQPSAGTAATSRTLDAVTVTREQLESGKMGGDVTAALALDHSASGNSPTGDEKDVSVCINHLCKYFKRNGKRFAAVDNVSWKMYRGEIAVLLGPNGSGKSTTIKMITGMLAPDSGECFIEGYSMTRHVAEARREIGYCPQHNILWPDLTCREHLEFYGKIKGLRGAELEDAVVDVLRAVDLEEKMDAIPMLMSGGQKRKLSVAIAFVGRNRVVFLDEPTAGMDAAARRHTWSLLRAMTRYHTILLTTHYMDEADLLGDNIAIVAEGALQCAGSTALLRQYAGVGYTLRFDLTPVLTQGYDDAARQAKAAAVWAELHQLVISHLPDSTLVLQTDAEVEYELRLSTDARLTELLKDMESRGNRQLHIRSYALRAPTLEDVFLRVIEHQIAPPSQVAVERASDEAPAREQFGGGKDGENDGQKTNVRAFGAPNASGSTDKPRSPVAIVACSTSSPLNRRMSRASLRYLNNKSTLNYGTNARPSASDEDPIADFAASSPIQRWAPSSILGARAIAAAEPDGGNATNARLAGIAKNTNASVTEKQQHQSQGNTTTVISDGVISEVAIEVACVNRPGRVSCPPLSGAMLSKSPRQTVPVSASTAAVVPEMGWNACNKALFYKYATDRHLDQVWAVQHTSQRWRLWGLQLRGMIYKRFLCAIRDPRMQFFQIVCPVFCTLLAMSLQLVKGGNGGTLHLSPSAFGVQSAMQVSGCTNYMGDVAHMHTYGHNFSEVSFSNPNFVNSTDMSTELLDTWLTHSRNRFMSLQCGDPYIELYLTLFYPHVIGTRQVNTLLYNTSSRNSLPIAMHMTHALAYLGALGTSADAAAATYTMSLTGLPQDAKTTQTANTIPSILIGVIVLIPFTFLPANPVAWVVKEYESRARHLQNVSGLFYLVYWLGNFLFDFTAYVVSMIFIIVIFAIFQRSEYIGYETIGATITAFAIYGVCYCCFSYMVSFAFTEHTTAQIFVLGVSFITGFLCVMLVFMLSLLDKTLSASNSLRWIFRLLPPYSIGEVILNLALLEQKKMTDPSLTAWSMSITVWPDIYMAIEAPIFAAITLLWDHPNRRAVIDQIRVWWAAQCCRCSGGRRRWPHRTQKEDQQGQQATMPGAAVAIPTVAAAGDTNASLQSAMLPILRSHSNGSLTFRGKETAAVAATESKVLLQSLPLQASVVVPTAHSSPHKRQEEEEQLAAHAASLPVGAQNSGDALSMTLIAEADANVGSGVVGSTEATLMGITRAQQSPQQLTSGRPMSKRTNGATQPAPPQMVYPPPWWHKAEVLRRGEEDSDVEEERCAVYQAERQQLAEQERPFISAASPRPHSRGPSHQRQIEPTVESCDVVRVVDLCKVYKAPRKVAVSALTFSVMPGEVFGFLGTNGAGKSSVLSIITQEQQPTSGRAYVCGNDVVRSSRRAAECLGYSPQFDACLDLLTVTEHLRLYAMVHGVPVGQLDNLVTSLLATCNLTQYRHVSPSQLSGGNRRKLSVAIALIGAPKVLCLDEPSSGMDPLARHLLWRLLDRVSRKCSIILTTHHLEEVEALADCVGIMVDGGLRCFGDLPHLKHKYARNAYELTLRVSPAARRSAQKRREEQYQRATAEDGVSPVTNCQRSNASSPHGLSSNNQSNTINSALGRRMSTSYAGNDLIDTSDDIFQFMLKTFPSALLIDTFNNERYIYTLPATRDVADAMQQLLQEQRSQSSMPFAQTPLANAEYAGRRSTANAVQSSPPIVRLSEVFETLRAAQGELGVTEYSVSQVSLEQVFLRVCNAGEAVKRDRHRNHPIPAAQSGQSTTFVVNPNTSGGVTPHGPLPQRHGTCATFMAQSSAASMSEGGASPSQRLLSIPLYSGLPGGAVSPRGTFAEYRRQRALCRLRTEAAEPHFTPSKQRQMVQPDHESTP